A stretch of Lysobacter sp. K5869 DNA encodes these proteins:
- the lspA gene encoding signal peptidase II gives MTSSTPAKNALPWLIVSIAVIALDQWSKNWVLASLPEYTPVVVIEGFWNWYRSYNTGAAFSFLSDAGGWQKYFFLVLAVGISGLLARWLARTPRGEWKTALPYSLVIGGAIGNVIDRLLHGHVVDFIQWYWRTWYWPSFNIADAAIVGGAIGIAAFGLFSKPEAEPRPPGTGKA, from the coding sequence ATGACCTCAAGCACCCCCGCCAAGAACGCGCTGCCCTGGCTGATCGTCTCGATCGCGGTGATCGCGCTCGACCAGTGGAGCAAGAACTGGGTGCTGGCCTCGCTGCCGGAATACACCCCCGTGGTGGTGATCGAAGGTTTCTGGAACTGGTACCGCAGCTACAACACCGGCGCGGCTTTCAGTTTCCTCAGCGACGCCGGCGGCTGGCAGAAGTATTTCTTCCTGGTCCTGGCGGTCGGCATCAGCGGCCTGCTGGCGCGCTGGCTGGCGCGCACGCCGCGCGGCGAGTGGAAGACCGCGCTGCCGTACTCGCTGGTGATCGGCGGGGCGATCGGCAACGTCATCGACCGCCTGCTGCACGGCCACGTGGTCGATTTCATCCAGTGGTACTGGCGCACCTGGTACTGGCCCTCGTTCAACATCGCCGATGCGGCCATCGTGGGCGGCGCCATCGGCATCGCGGCGTTCGGGCTGTTCAGCAAGCCCGAGGCCGAACCGCGGCCGCCCGGAACCGGCAAGGCCTGA
- the ispH gene encoding 4-hydroxy-3-methylbut-2-enyl diphosphate reductase, which yields MDVLLANPRGFCAGVDRAIEIVKRAIETLGAPIYVRHEVVHNRFVVDDLKHRGAIFVEELDEVPDGATVIFSAHGVSKAVRAEAERRGLKVFDATCPLVTKVHLEVSRHCRAGRDVVLIGHEGHPEVEGTMGQWKREAGSGRIYLVEDAEDVAAMQVDQPENLAYTTQTTLSVDDTRSVIEALRAKYPAVQGPKNDDICYATQNRQDSVRELAARCDLVLVVGSPNSSNSNRLRELAEREGVAAYLIDGAIEIDPRWVEGRQRIGITAGASAPEVLVRGVIERLRELGAAHVAELDGEPEDMVFALPKELRLQLIN from the coding sequence ATGGACGTTCTGCTCGCCAACCCCCGCGGCTTCTGCGCCGGCGTCGACCGCGCCATCGAGATCGTCAAGCGCGCGATCGAGACGCTCGGCGCGCCGATCTACGTGCGCCACGAAGTCGTGCACAACCGCTTCGTCGTCGACGACCTCAAGCACCGCGGCGCGATCTTCGTCGAGGAACTCGACGAGGTGCCCGACGGCGCCACCGTGATCTTCAGCGCCCACGGCGTGTCCAAGGCGGTGCGCGCGGAAGCCGAACGGCGCGGGCTCAAGGTGTTCGACGCGACCTGCCCGCTGGTGACCAAGGTCCACCTGGAAGTCTCGCGCCACTGCCGCGCCGGGCGCGACGTGGTGCTGATCGGCCACGAAGGCCATCCCGAAGTCGAAGGCACGATGGGCCAGTGGAAGCGCGAGGCCGGTTCGGGCCGCATCTATCTGGTCGAGGACGCCGAAGACGTCGCCGCGATGCAGGTCGATCAGCCGGAGAATCTGGCCTACACCACCCAAACCACGTTGTCGGTCGACGACACTCGCAGCGTGATCGAAGCGCTGCGCGCCAAGTACCCCGCGGTGCAGGGCCCGAAGAACGACGACATCTGCTACGCCACCCAGAACCGCCAGGATTCGGTGCGCGAACTCGCCGCGCGCTGCGATCTGGTGCTGGTGGTCGGCTCGCCGAACAGCTCCAATTCCAACCGCCTGCGCGAGTTGGCCGAGCGCGAGGGCGTGGCCGCGTATCTGATCGACGGCGCGATCGAGATCGACCCGCGCTGGGTCGAGGGCCGCCAACGCATCGGCATCACCGCCGGCGCCTCGGCGCCGGAAGTGCTGGTGCGCGGCGTGATCGAGCGTCTGCGCGAACTCGGCGCCGCGCACGTGGCCGAGCTCGACGGCGAGCCGGAGGACATGGTGTTCGCGTTGCCGAAGGAATTGCGCTTGCAGTTGATCAACTGA